GATCTCTAATCATGTTTGGTTGATATAAGCTTTTCATTGTTCAAAGGTAGAGATTCAGtattcagtattttattatttaagcacaaaaactttttaaaaagcactatgAATTCCCCATCTGcatagtgctttttaaaaagcactaatgGTGTGCCTGGGGGCATAATTTTTTAGATGTGTATATCTCTATATTCAATaacccgactgagtcacccaggcacccccacagtgattttaaaagaaagatgttattttctttttctttaaaaaaattaaaattaaaagtgtccaggggcacctgggtggctgagtgggttaattgtccgacttcggctcaggtggtgatctcatggctcatgagtttgggccctgtgtccatctctgtactgatagctcagagcctggagcctgcttctgattctgtgtctcagtctctctctgcccttcccccgctcacgcttggtctctctcaaaaataaacattaaaaaaattttttttaaagtatccacTATCATCTTGATTTtgataaattacatttttcctaGGAACACAATACATTCTCTTAGATTTCTAAATATGCTGGAAAAAActgaagcattaaaaaatttttttttaatgtttttatttattttcagagatagagcatgagcaggggaggggcagagagagagagggagacacagaatctgaagcaggctccaggctctgagctgtcagcacagagcccgatgcagggcttgaactcacagagtgtgagatcatgacctgagctgaagtcggacacttaactgactgagccacccaggcgcccctgaagcattttttttttaaagaacatgtgGTAAGAACCAAGGAAATCTGAGTGAAGTATGGACTTGAGTTACTAATAATGTATCAGTTCAGCTCCTGAAATTtactgttgattttttaaatttatttatttactcattcattcattctgagagagagcacaagcaagggaggggcagagagggagagagagagaatcccaagcaggcaccacactgtcagcatggagctcaatgtgggcttgaactcacaaactatgagacaattatctgagccaaaatcaagagtcagaggcttaagcaactgagccacccagcattttcttttaatttaaaattctctgtgtttGTGATTGTATCGCCTTTCTTATTAATGATACTATAATgtaatcattcttatttttatcttgacCAGATTTATCACAGCCTATCTGATGTTAACATACTTctaacagaaaaattttaaagttaaaaaacattttttcaagatTCCTGTTCCATTTCtaaatcactaaactctacttcTAGATGTAttgtttttcacagaaaaaacCCAAAGCTGTTAGAGTACTATCTGATTAATAATAGGCTCTaatgattttagttttattaattgcTTTCTTATACTGGCTTAGatttaagtcattttatttctagctttgtaaaatttttattctacaaatttttaattaattgttatctaattattttatcaattttgtcaatACCTACTAAGTGGCAAACAATGGGTATGTATGATCTGGGGATAAAGCCGTGAGCAATTTATTAAATTTCCAATGAGTACAATAAAACTGATAACATCCCCAAGTTCTGGCATATAAGCATTTCATTATCATTCCTTTCTGAATAGACCCTAATTTCAATTCTGTTTAATTCAGAACTTATACATGAGGATTATCAATTTGCAAAAGGAGGTGATAAAATATTACCATGCAGATGAGTAACTATAAAATGGATTTCTACAATGGAGAGATCTAGCAGTCATTACTATAACCAGGTGTTAACATCCAGCATCATTAAAAGTAGGGAAACTCAACATTATATGTTTCTTAACATTCACAACATTGACTCAATTAAACctcttcatttaacttttaattcaCTAGAACGATTAGAGATAGAAGAACAGGATAAATGACccacaaagaaataattttaaaaacccagaacATGGGACCATTCAGTAAGACAACTTTCTCATACTCTTCGAAAATCCAAAGTAATGAAAAATTGGTGGGGATGTTATTCTAAAACAGGTACAGGCAAAAATTTTTGTGAGGaaccagacagtaaatattttaggctttgtcgGCCATATGGCCTCTGCTGCAGGTATTCAGCTGTGCCAGAGTATGAAAGCATCCATAGTGGTATGTAAACAAATCAATGTCAGTCTTCCAATAAAACTCACATGTTAAATCCTCATGATTTTCATATTCTACTAGACTgtgcagaaaaaaatacttaaaactcaAAAAGGCACAAGTAATTACTTAGGAATAAAGATCTTCTAAGTTCATTACACCCATATTGACTTGGTCTCTTAATAATTCACTAATAGtaatacaaataatattaaaaatagtatctaaTACTTACTGAATAGAGACTATGTTTAAGATAGCTTTCCAAGTTTTCTACATTTCAAAAACAGCACTATAATGCAAGTACTGTTATCACCACTTATAAATGACTCCCACAGGGATAATATCTTGCCCAATGTCATACAGGCTGTAAAGCATCAAATGACAATCACTATGGTTTTTGTTAGATCAACAGGGGTTTTCTGTGGTATGCGTTTCCTCAAATTTAACAATAATTGATGAGGGCTGGagagcttttataaataaagcataaaaaacaaGGGAATATCCACATTCTCTGAATTTTCCTCCAAGATGAATATTCTGATAATCTGTAAATAGAGAAATGCTAGTAAAGTCTTCCctgttatataaaaatacattataaatttattaatctGAACATTTGAGTCATAACAAAAATTCCaaacattatttacattttaaggagTTCTCACCAGTATAAATTGCTTGCCTTATAAAAACTGAACCATACCTAAAAGTATTCCCATATTCCTTTCATTCACACTGTTTCTCAGTATTATAAATCACTTATGTACTATACATTCTCTACTGCATATATATGCCTTTCCACAGTCCTTATATTCATAAGccttctctccagtatgaattctctgatgtacTTTAAGACTTGACCTAAGCCTAAAGGACTTCTCACATGTGTTACATTCAAAAGGTTTCTCACCACTGTGAATACTCTGGTGTCTAGTAAGTCGCCCATACACACTAaaagccttcccacattccttacattcatagggtttctcaccagtatgaaatCTATGATGTACAATTAGTTGATGGCCACTACTAAAAGCCTTCCCACACTCTTTACATTCATGGGGcttctcaccagtatgaattctATGATGTACTCTGAGGCTTTCAATATGACTAAAGGCCTTCCagcattccttacattcatatgGTTTCTCACCTGTATGAATTCTCTCATGCCTAACAAGGTTTGAGGTGCGACTAAAAGccttcccacattctttacattcatagggtttctcaccagtatgaattctATGATGCATTCTTAGGCTTCCACCATGAagaaaggctttcccacattctttacatttatagggtttctcaccagtatgaattctctcaTGTTGAATAAGTGCTGAAGCATGactaaaggccttcccacattcattacattcatagggttttaTACCAATATGCACTCTCTGATGTGGAATGAGCTGATAACCACGACTAAATGTcatcccacattccttacattcatagggcttctccccagtatgaattctctCATGCTGAACAAGATTTGAGGCACGtctaaaggccttcccacattccttacattcatatggtttctcaccagtatgaattctATGATGTACTCTTAGATCTATACCACGACTAAAGGTCATCCCACACTCATGGCACTCATAGGGTTTttcaccagtatgaattctgtcATGTTGCACAAGATGAGAGGCTTGAttaaaggccttcccacattccttacattcatagggtttctcaccagtatgaattctctgatgtatTCTAAGTCTTCCACCCTGactaaaggccttcccacattcattacaaaCATAGGCTTTCTCACCAGTATGAACTCTCCCATGTTGAGTAAGATGTGAGGCACgactaaaggctttcccacattgttcacattcatagggtttctcaccagtgtgaattctctgatgaacTCTCAGGTCCATCCTACGACTAAACATCATTCCACATTGCTCACATTTATAAGGTTTttcaccagtatgaattctctgatgttgcAGAAGGTTGGATGCACGATTAAAGGACTTTCCACACTGCtcacattcatagggtttctcaccagtatgaattctctgatgtacTATAAGGTCTGTATGTCGactaaaggccttcccacatttgtcacattcatagggtttctctctaGTATGAATTTTCTGACGTAGAGTAAGAGGTGAATGTTTTTTATACACGTGTACTTTTTCACAGCtgattatttcatattttgactCCAAgtctaaaagaaatgagaaaaacattttgttttcctggacataaatattttatagtaaatttctttaaaaattaaaaacattaccTATGAAAGATGAATACTCTAGAGAGTATTCTCCAAAATCAGCTATACAGTTTGCATTACTACTGACAATGTCTCCATAACTCATTTATTACGTTACTACAATAATTTAATGTATTCTCTCCAGTATCAGTTtccgcgcgtgtgtgtgtgtgtgtgtgtgtgtgtgtgtgtgtaaaacatgGCAACTATTTATACCTGATCTTTCTCCaattatattttccctttaaaatacaaatattggggtgcctgggtggctcagtcggttgggcggccgactgcagttcaagtcatgatcttgcagtctgtgagttcaagccccatgttgggctctgcactgatagctcagagcctggagcctgcttcaaactctgtctccgtctctctctgcccctcccctgctccgtgtctctctctctcaaaaataaaataaaaacataaaaaaaaattaagaaaaaataataaaatacaaatattgtgGTCATTTCCTCTAATGCACAGCCATGTGTGcatttctttgttctcattttaaataaaataataaaagttcttgtttgcttattttcactGAGCTTTTTCTTATTAGGTACCCATTCTACAAATTTTCCAACTGTTTTATTCCTTCATATCTTTTCTCAGGTCCCTTTCTACAAGTCTGTCAATGAATTTTCAGACAGGGATGAAGTATACACCCTGCTAAAAGTCTTATGGATTTTGAACGGTTGggtattttgaagaaaagaagtgaaactcAACTATAGAgcaaagaaatctggaaaaagaGTTACAGGAACTATGTGAAAAACATATTTGAACAGACATAGCCTGCAgaataacaaaaaatatgaaaggatATCTTGAAAAAATTTCTATGTGCTGAATGAGTGGGAAGAGACTTGGGGACAAgaaatgccatcttttttttttttttttttttaattattgttaagtcagctaacatacagtgtactcttggcttcaggagtagattcttgtAAGTATAGTATGTACCAAATTCTGAGATAATACAAACACTTTCTCTCCAAAACCAAGTAACAACAGGAATTATAACAATAccagaaaaccaaaacacatttGATGTGGAAACGGAAGTACCCTCTCCAGAATAAAACTGGGAaagtatggaaataaaaaaacagaaagggtacaatagagaaaataagtaCATACCAGAATTTTAGGCATTCAATTTGAGCACTCAGAGAATTCAAAGATTTAAGTAATTGTTGctattaaaatggaagaaataaatgagtcaAGGAACCAATTCCAAAACTTAGAAAACAAgcaaactaaaagaaagaaaaaacaaattaagagcACAACGTAATGAGTTAGAAAAGTGTAGTAGTAACAAATAAAAAGCTGgtgctttaaaaatcaagaagtaaACATTAGCCAAACCaatcaaaaagaagtaaaaacaaaaaataagaagaaatgattaAGGGGGAAATGCAAAACTAAAATGaattttactgaaattttgaATACTTTGAATACATCACTAATACTTCTGAAATAATGGAATggataattttctagaaaaattcatcaaaattcaCCAAAAAATCACCTAGAAGGCTTAAACAGACCAATTACAATAGAACAGAAAaagttgtcaaaaaaaaaaatagttgtaatGAGTATTCTTTAACTTCTAAAttatcatttctaaaaataatgtcCATTATATGGATCTAGCATGGttagataaagaaaacaatttagaaCAGGTCAAAAAAGGTGAACCTAGAAATCTtaggcaaaaaagaaatgaaaatgtcaaagACTTACAGAAGTATGACTGGCCAACACTGTGAAAATAGTAGCATAAAAATGATTGtgataaatataaacaatataaaaagcaACGAGTCCGCAATgacacaagagaaaataaatgaaatataatttcactGTTAAATAACTCCTTAATTGAAGAAGTTCTAGTGCCATCACAGTGATGTAAATCCCTTACAGTCATTTCCCTCTCTGACTGATATCAACTAAAAATGCTtgacaaaataacaaaatcaaacacATGAAGTCAGTAAATTTGAGTAAACAAAAGAAGACAACTgtagtggggtacctgggtggctcagtaaatacagcatgctactcttgatctcagagttgtgagtccaagcccccgttgtgtgtggagcctacttaaaaaaaattaaattaaaggggtgcctgggtggctcagtcggttgagtgtccgacttcggctcaggtcatgatctcatggtttgtgggtttgagccccgcgtcaggctctgtgctgacagctcagag
This genomic interval from Panthera leo isolate Ple1 chromosome E2, P.leo_Ple1_pat1.1, whole genome shotgun sequence contains the following:
- the LOC122208711 gene encoding zinc finger protein 420 isoform X5, which translates into the protein MAHRSVTFRDVAIHFSQQEWEYLDSVQKNLYRDVMMENYDNLVSLEHSISKPDVITLLEQRKEPWMVVREDTKRWCTDLESKYEIISCEKVHVYKKHSPLTLRQKIHTREKPYECDKCGKAFSRHTDLIVHQRIHTGEKPYECEQCGKSFNRASNLLQHQRIHTGEKPYKCEQCGMMFSRRMDLRVHQRIHTGEKPYECEQCGKAFSRASHLTQHGRVHTGEKAYVCNECGKAFSQGGRLRIHQRIHTGEKPYECKECGKAFNQASHLVQHDRIHTGEKPYECHECGMTFSRGIDLRVHHRIHTGEKPYECKECGKAFRRASNLVQHERIHTGEKPYECKECGMTFSRGYQLIPHQRVHIGIKPYECNECGKAFSHASALIQHERIHTGEKPYKCKECGKAFLHGGSLRMHHRIHTGEKPYECKECGKAFSRTSNLVRHERIHTGEKPYECKECWKAFSHIESLRVHHRIHTGEKPHECKECGKAFSSGHQLIVHHRFHTGEKPYECKECGKAFSVYGRLTRHQSIHSGEKPFECNTCEKSFRLRSSLKVHQRIHTGEKAYEYKDCGKAYICSRECIVHK
- the LOC122208711 gene encoding zinc finger protein 420 isoform X4, with amino-acid sequence MAHRSVTFRDVAIHFSQQEWEYLDSVQKNLYRDVMMENYDNLVSLAEHSISKPDVITLLEQRKEPWMVVREDTKRWCTDLESKYEIISCEKVHVYKKHSPLTLRQKIHTREKPYECDKCGKAFSRHTDLIVHQRIHTGEKPYECEQCGKSFNRASNLLQHQRIHTGEKPYKCEQCGMMFSRRMDLRVHQRIHTGEKPYECEQCGKAFSRASHLTQHGRVHTGEKAYVCNECGKAFSQGGRLRIHQRIHTGEKPYECKECGKAFNQASHLVQHDRIHTGEKPYECHECGMTFSRGIDLRVHHRIHTGEKPYECKECGKAFRRASNLVQHERIHTGEKPYECKECGMTFSRGYQLIPHQRVHIGIKPYECNECGKAFSHASALIQHERIHTGEKPYKCKECGKAFLHGGSLRMHHRIHTGEKPYECKECGKAFSRTSNLVRHERIHTGEKPYECKECWKAFSHIESLRVHHRIHTGEKPHECKECGKAFSSGHQLIVHHRFHTGEKPYECKECGKAFSVYGRLTRHQSIHSGEKPFECNTCEKSFRLRSSLKVHQRIHTGEKAYEYKDCGKAYICSRECIVHK